In Ruficoccus amylovorans, the genomic stretch GGCCACTTCGATTAACCTCGCCTTCTTTGCGACAACTGGAGACAATCTGATATGCGCGTAAAGACTGGTAGCAGCCAAAGCAATCTCTTCGACATTTTGAAACACGCGGACAGCGCTTCGCAGCGTAAGAGCAGCCTGGATCGGCTTGATGTGATCGATTGGGAGACGTTTCGTGCGTTGCTTGAGGAGCGCCTTTCCTACGGCGACCAAAGCAAGGGTGGGCGCATTCCGTGGTGTCCGGTTTTGATGCTCAAGGTGCTGGTATTGCAGCGCTTCTTTGACCTATCGGACCAAGAGACAGAGTTTCAGATTCTTGATCGCTTCAGCTTTCTGCGCTTTGTGGGGCTACGCCCCGGCGATGGTTCTCCCGATCACGCGACGATCTGGTCCTTTAAGGAACGCCTTGGAGCCGAGGGGATGGTTGCTGTGTTCGAGTTGTTCAACGAGCAACTGCGCACTCAGGGCTTGATCGCCAGTTGCGGCAAGATCATCGACGCCAGTTTTATCGAGGCTCCCAAGCAGCGCAACCGCCGCCATGAGAACGAACAGATCAAGCGCGGCGAGGTGCCCGAACGCATCGCCAAGAGGCCGCGCCGGGCCTGCCAGAAGGATCTCGATGCGCGTTGGACGCAGAAGAACCATGTATCCTATTTTGGATACAAGAACCACGTCAAAGTCGATGCGGCCAGCAAGTTTATCGAGACCTTCACCGTCACAAACGCCGCCGTCCACGACTCCCAACCGGTCGGGAAACTGCTGCGTGAGAGCGACCGCGAGGCCGTGCTGTGGGCCGACAGCGCTTACGTCGGGCCGTTCATCGCCGCGCTGCT encodes the following:
- a CDS encoding IS5 family transposase, producing MRVKTGSSQSNLFDILKHADSASQRKSSLDRLDVIDWETFRALLEERLSYGDQSKGGRIPWCPVLMLKVLVLQRFFDLSDQETEFQILDRFSFLRFVGLRPGDGSPDHATIWSFKERLGAEGMVAVFELFNEQLRTQGLIASCGKIIDASFIEAPKQRNRRHENEQIKRGEVPERIAKRPRRACQKDLDARWTQKNHVSYFGYKNHVKVDAASKFIETFTVTNAAVHDSQPVGKLLRESDREAVLWADSAYVGPFIAALLKGFAMLANICEKGTAARPLSREQKRANRQKSRIRSRVEHAFGRIAQFGGDRFRRIGQRRCRFETALTNLTYNLDRYAMFHARG